A segment of the Streptomyces sp. ITFR-21 genome:
CGGGGTGCCCCTCGGCGTCCCAGCGGCGCATCGCGCGCCGCAGCGAACGCGGTTCGGCGAAGCCCAGCCGGCTCGCGAGCTGGGCCGGACCGCCGCCCTCACGGCGCAGTCCGGCGGACTGCTCGCGCCGTACCGCGTCCACCTCGGCCCGCCAGGTGGTGCCGACCTCGCCCAAGCGGCGCTGCAGGGTCCGCTGGCTGATCGCCAGCCGGCCGGCCGCCGTCGCCAACGAGGGTCGGCCGCCCGGAAGTTGCGCGGCTATCACGTCCCGCAGGCCGGGTACCGCGGCCTCCGCCGCGAGCAGCGTCCGGGCGGCCGGGCGGGACGGCGGGCGCAGCGCGGCGGCGTTGCGGCGGATGATCGCGGCGAGCGAGGCGTCCGCGGTGACCAGCGGCACCGCGAGATCGCGGCGGTGGAGCGTCAGCGAGTCCGTGGCCGCGCCGAACTCGATCCGGGCCGAGCCGAAGGCGTCGGCGTAGCGGTGCAGCCCGTGCGGCGGCTTGTGGGTGAAGGTGATCCGGCTCGGGGACAGCGCGCTCGCGGTGGCGTGCCGCAGCAGCGAGGTGAACACCGCGAAGGAGAACTCGGCGACCACACCGCGCAGCCGCCGGTCGCCGTCCCGCACGCCGTAGTCGGCGGTCAGCTCGTCGGCGGACTCCTCGACGGTCATCACGGAGTTGGTGCTCAGTACGTGGATGCCGCCGATCACGTCGGCCAGGCCTGCGCCGACGGTGGGCGCGGTGCTGAAGAGGTAGTCGAACAGGTCGAGCCGCCCCGGCCGGTAGCGGGTGGCGGCCAGCAACCCGACGTCCGGCCGTCCGGTACGGGCCAGCACCGCGTCCCACAACCGGTAGGTGGACGACGAGGGGACGCGGGCGGCCTCCGGTCCGCGCAGGACCGCCGGCACCCCGGCGGCCCGCGCCAGCGCCTCGGCCTCCCGGGTCCCGCGGGAGGCCGCGGTGGCGATGAACCGCGGCAGGGCGACGCTCTCGGTGAGCGCGGCGGCCGGCGCGAAGGCGTCCGCGGCGCCGGCCGGCCCGGGAACGGGGGCCGGCAGGGCGGGCGTCGGCAGGGCGGCGGTCGGGTCTGCTGGCGGCACTCCTGCTCCCTCCGGCGATCGGCGGACAACAGCCCTCCCACGGGCCCCGGTGGTTCCGCGGCGGGCGTCCTCGCAGCCTACCCGCGGTATGGCGCGTTGGGTCCGCCGGCCGGCACGTTGCGTCCTCCTCTTCCGCGGCCCGCCGGTCCATGATGGCCGGACCGGTGCCCCAAGCACTGGGGATCCGCGCAGGGGGGAACGGATCCGGCGGGGGGAGGTCTGGTGCGGGCCCGCCACGGCCCGCACCAACCTCGCGCCTCCCGCGGTGACGCCCGGCCGCCCGTGCCGCCCGCGGCCTGCGGTGCCCGCGTCCGCGCCGCCGTCGCCGCCGGTGCGAGCACAGCGGGTCCGGAGAGCCGGCAGGCCCGGCCGTCACGTCTCCGGAACCGGCCAGTGCTCGCGCCCGGTGTTGATGATGCGCATCCGCAGCCCCGCCGTGTGGGCGACCCGCTCGCGCCGCGCGTCGTCGCCCGGGGCCACGTCGAGGAAGGCCGTCGCCGTCATCACCGTGTGGTCGACGTAGAGCTCCGCCAGCACCCGCACGTCGTCCGCCGGCCACCCGGCGGAGAGCGGCTGCCCGGCCAGGCCGACCGCCACCTCGTCGGCGAAGCGCCGCAGCTCGCCGGCGATCGCCTCGCGGACCGGCCGGACGCCGCCGAAGCGCTCCCGGGCGATGAAGCGGACGTGCGGCCGGTGCCGGTCCACGTACTCCGCGGTGATCGCCACCGTACGGTCGATGCGCGCGGCCGAGTCCGCCGAGCCGTCGGCCATCACCGCCCGGATGGCGGTGTGCAGGCTGCCCAGCGCCTCGCCGACCAGTGCGACGCCGAGGCCGGCCATGTCCGGGAAGTGCCGGTAGAAGGCGGCGGGGGAGACTCCGACCTCCCGGGTGAGCTCGCGCAGGCCCAGGCTGCTGAGGTTCTGGTGCTCCAGCAGCCGCAGTCCGGCGTCCAGCAGAGCCTGGCGGGTGTGCTGCTTCTGGGTCCGGCGGACCCCGGCGGACGTGTGACCCATGTCATTCAGTAAACAGCTGTTCTCCCGGTTTCTCCAGTTCCGGCCGGGGCTAGACTCAAGGAGTCAGTGAACAACTGTAAGCTGAAAATCCCGACTCCTCGGAGGTGCAGCGGACATGAGCCTCGTCGTCCTTCTGCTGGGCATGGGCATCCTGATGGGCGCCGCCGCCCACACCTCGCTCACCGCCTTCACCGTGGCGGCCGTCGCCATCGTGCTCTGGCTGGCCGGCTTCGCGGTCCGCGAACGCCTCGGCCGCCACCGCGGTTGACGCCTGACATCGGCCGGCGCCTGACATCGGCCATCCAGCCCCGGGCACCCGCCCGGCCACGGCGCCGCGGCACCCCGGGGCCCCGCCAACCCCACGACAGCTTCCGGAGGGAACACCGTGCACACCGCAGCCACCCCGGTCGCGACCGGTACCCCGGCCGCGCGCGACCGCAACCGCGACGCCGACGGCATGGCCGTGGCGTCCTTCCTGCTGGGCCTGCCGGGCCTGCTGGTCCTCAACCTGGTGCTCGGCCCGGCCGCCGTCGTGCTGGCCCTGGCCGCGCTGGCCCGGGGCACCGGCCGTCGCGGGCGCGCCCTGCTCGGCCTCGCCCTCGGTATCGCCGACCTGGCGGTCCTGGTCGGGCTGACCGTGGCCGACCACGGCGTCATCTGGTCCTTCACCTGAGTCGGCGGCCCGCCGCCCCGGCCCGCCGCGCGCCGCGTCGAGCGGCGCCCTCAAACGTGCCGGGACGTGGGAGGGGCCGGGCCGCCGCCGGCCCGACAGGACGTCAGCTCAGGTCGATGCCAGGGTAGAGCGGGAAGCCCGTCAACAGGTCCGCCGCACGGTCCGCGACCTGCTCGGCCACCGCCGTGTCCAGCGCGTGGTGCGCCTTGGACAGACCGCCCTTGGGCGCGGGCGCCGCACTCGTCCCGGCCAGTACCGTGTCGATCAGTCCGGCGATCTCGTCCATCTCGGGCGCGCCCAGGCCCCGGGTGGTGAGCGCCGGGGTGCCGATCCTGATGCCCGAGGTGTACCAGGCGCCGTTC
Coding sequences within it:
- a CDS encoding TetR family transcriptional regulator, with amino-acid sequence MGHTSAGVRRTQKQHTRQALLDAGLRLLEHQNLSSLGLRELTREVGVSPAAFYRHFPDMAGLGVALVGEALGSLHTAIRAVMADGSADSAARIDRTVAITAEYVDRHRPHVRFIARERFGGVRPVREAIAGELRRFADEVAVGLAGQPLSAGWPADDVRVLAELYVDHTVMTATAFLDVAPGDDARRERVAHTAGLRMRIINTGREHWPVPET
- a CDS encoding AraC family transcriptional regulator; amino-acid sequence: MPPADPTAALPTPALPAPVPGPAGAADAFAPAAALTESVALPRFIATAASRGTREAEALARAAGVPAVLRGPEAARVPSSSTYRLWDAVLARTGRPDVGLLAATRYRPGRLDLFDYLFSTAPTVGAGLADVIGGIHVLSTNSVMTVEESADELTADYGVRDGDRRLRGVVAEFSFAVFTSLLRHATASALSPSRITFTHKPPHGLHRYADAFGSARIEFGAATDSLTLHRRDLAVPLVTADASLAAIIRRNAAALRPPSRPAARTLLAAEAAVPGLRDVIAAQLPGGRPSLATAAGRLAISQRTLQRRLGEVGTTWRAEVDAVRREQSAGLRREGGGPAQLASRLGFAEPRSLRRAMRRWDAEGHPGADPGIG
- a CDS encoding DUF4190 domain-containing protein — protein: MAVASFLLGLPGLLVLNLVLGPAAVVLALAALARGTGRRGRALLGLALGIADLAVLVGLTVADHGVIWSFT